One window of Misgurnus anguillicaudatus chromosome 13, ASM2758022v2, whole genome shotgun sequence genomic DNA carries:
- the ccdc30 gene encoding uncharacterized protein ccdc30 isoform X1, translated as MEQREDKEQEEITLRLHRDGMSPEAPAEERERHLWRLLQRSEDSLTTATEDLQTLRTQQASEMREVENYVEHIRNMLEERESLTAEYERDNEQLRAELAQMKHLHDSQCKEVVEMLEQEGLSEISQSSASEQVAYLLVERVTLLERLEATERKLDTQTLTGNLREVHLQEELDHIRHTMEEELRQQREYVHRTKENENKFLLILCSTINGQEASVQSPWRKLFGARKATLKAQNLVPAHGEELNRERTERQRLERDLEEASSRLAMAHEEIRRLTDELDLARKIQSVCVPDLQKTGEEVEQLKQEVDKLKQCDMVELQKAKERNERLDGEIRALRDRVRSLDTERKTLIELVEQSKMHLNQGNNEISTRGVGNNVNPDPEDEILHKKCQRESEDKDSRLREMERRLKKLQKEHEELVERNEELEALLGEAQNAAKEERERHDCEMEGLRRKIKSVELELKRNTKKPEKKDEDRGRGTNSELKESTQERLQFLEGRLAEEKGWRKQLEVDLSVAQSALKKEKEVMQRDHEELKRLRVEVQRLETECRQGKTLNKNLTQIKGEKGILEEKVAQLERAQMRLQDNRTFQTENSRVEDNLRESREQVAELKSVVEKLRTELTRQEKELNTLKDELMEKRSHVMDLQRELSEKTQERLQTNGERERLGLELQHVKQQLQLAREQIPKASQEHTANHRPTAENERHCQLACVKSEMSKLHSTLEEERQLAGQHLLALQAQISEAQARAKAQDSLLQQKGEENKQTKQDLQRTQHLFTSAERELRYEREKNLDLKKHNALLEQEKLKLCAELKQVQTKAAQLEGSTAEQVAELEILHQRARDLELEVARSSQSKQTNNTLMEELNAERARVIAADKKVVELQQQLKNTLHQLRLEEARSGETSKLERETRDMSDSLSALRAKMQEEQLQRKLLEQKDEELQQQVRSMRMKEATLMRANSELSHHTQELEMRLQVLESELNTTREEQRLSQKSCHRLEEQLLSSQHECERLQEELKLVAQQLDTNIRRHNEKQSQHKTKLRRAKQIFIKTVSQHEHRIQQLENDLALATILSEKEKDWIRTVTEENDQLLLERRELLQRISEAEEMGNDGLRTATSTQQRVKFLEMENKQLQDKTLTLANHIGILDRALRNLQSVCTAEEVKKMFPSGVYSDGLLRTSTPSDSWGILDAIRKVGESGVKSLEISSPLPVSQSTEMGYLNVTSHVAPNTRLELEENLSATSDEA; from the exons ATGGAGCAAAGAGAG GATAAGGAGCAGGAGGAAATCACCCTCCGCTTGCACAGGGACGGTATGTCCCCCGAGGCTCCAGCTGAGGAGCGCGAGCGCCACCTTTGGCGCCTGCTTCAACGTAGTGAGGACAGTTTAACCACAGCCACCGAGGACCTGCAAACATTACGCACACAGCAGGCCAGCGAGATGCGAGAG GTGGAAAATTACGTGGAGCATATTCGAAACATGCTGGAGGAGCGTGAATCTCTTACGGCGGAGTACGAGCGCGACAACGAACAACTTCGTGCCGAGCTCGCTCAAATGAAACACCTGCAtg ACTCCCAATGTAAGGAGGTGGTGGAGATGCTCGAGCAGGAGGGTCTGTCAGAGATCAGCCAGAGCAGTGCCAGTGAGCAGGTGGCTTATCTGCTGGTGGAACGAGTTACTTTGCTGGAGAGACTGGAGGCTACTGAGAGGAAGCTGGACACCCAGACCCTTACCGGCAACCTTAGAGAGGTGCATCTGCAG GAGGAGCTTGATCATATCCGTCACACGATGGAAGAGGAGCTTAGGCAGCAAAGGGAATATGTGCACCGTACAAAGGAAAATGAAAACAAG TTTCTTTTAATTCTGTGTTCCACTATAAATGGACAGGAAGCATCAGTTCAAAGTCCTTGGAGGAAGCTCTTTGGTGCGCGCAAGGCTACACTAAAAGCCCAGAATCTTGTTCCT GCCCACGGTGAAGAGCTCAACAGAGAGCGCACAGAGCGCCAGAGGTTGGAGAGGGATTTGGAAGAGGCATCTAGTCGTCTTGCTATGGCACATGAAGAGATTCGCCGCCTGACGGATGAGCTAGATCTGGCTCGTAAGATCCAGAGCGTGTGTG TACCTGACCTGCAGAAAACTGGGGAGGAGGTGGAGCAGTTAAAACAGGAAGTGGACAAGCTTAAACAGTGTG ATATGGTGGAGCTGCAGAAGGCCAAGGAGCGCAATGAAAGACTGGACGGGGAGATTCGAGCGCTGCGGGATAGAGTTCGCTCCTTGGACACAGAAAGGAAGACTCTCATTGAACTG GTTGAACAATCCAAGATGCACTTAAATCAAGGAAACAATGAAATCTCTACACGG GGTGTTGGGAATAATGTCAATCCAGATCCAGAGGACGAAATACTTCACAAAAA GTGTCAAAGGGAGTCTGAAGATAAGGACAGCCGTCTGCGAGAGATGGAGAGGAGGCTTAAGAAGCTGCAAAAGGAGCACGAGGAGCTGGTGGAGAGAAACGAGGAACTGGAGGCACTGCTGGGCGAGGCGCAGAACGCTGCTAAAGAGGAGCGGGAGCGTCACGATTGTGAGATGGAGGGTTTACGGAGAAAA ATTAAAAGTGTAGAGCTAGAGCTAAAGAGGAACACTAAGAAACCTGAGAAGAAAGATGAAGATCGCGGTAGAGGAACCAACTCAGAG CTTAAAGAGAGCACTCAAGAAAGACTTCAGTTCCTTGAAGGTCGGCTTGCTGAGGAAAAAGGGTGGAGGAAACAGCTGGAGGTTGACCTATCTGTTGCCCAGTCTGCTCTTAAAAAGGAGAAAGAG GTCATGCAAAGAGACCATGAGGAACTGAAGAGATTACGTGTAGAGGTGCAGAGACTGGAGACAGAATGTCGACAGGGCAAAACACTTAATAAGAATCTCACACAGATCAAAGGAGAAAAGGGAATTTTGGAAGAAAAG GTAGCTCAGCTGGAGCGCGCTCAAATGAGACTTCAGGACAACCGGACATTTCAGACAGAGAACAGTCGGGTCGAAGACAACCTAAGAGAGAGCAGGGAGCAGGTGGCAGAGCTAAAGTCAGTGGTGGAAAAGCTCAGAACAGAATTGACTCGACAGGAGAAGGAGCTCAATACACTAAA GGATGAACTAATGGAGAAGCGTAGTCATGTGATGGATCTGCAGAGGGAGCTCAGTGAGAAAACCCAGGAGAGGCTTCAGACTAATGGGGAGAGGGAGAGACTCGGTCTGGAGCTCCAGCATGTTAAACAGCAGCTCCAGTTGGCTAGAGAGCAGATACCCAAAGCTTCACAGGAGCACACGGCCAACCACAGGCCAACAGCAGAAAATGAGAGGCATTGTCAG TTGGCCTGTGTGAAGTCAGAAATGAGTAAGCTTCATTCCACGCTGGAGGAGGAGAGACAGCTTGCCGGCCAACACCTACTGGCCCTGCAGGCCCAAATCAGTGAAGCTCAGGCTCGGGCTAAG GCACAAGATTCGCTCTTACAGCAGAAGGGAGAGGAGAACAAACAGACGAAGCAGGACCTGCAGAGAACCCAGCACCTTTTCACTTCTGCTGAACGAGAGCTACGCTATGAGAGAGAGAAGAATCTAGACCTTAAGAAACACAATGCACTGCTGGAACAAGAGAAGCTCAAG CTGTGTGCGGAGCTGAAACAGGTCCAGACCAAAGCAGCCCAGCTGGAGGGGAGCACAGCAGAGCAGGTGGCAGAGCTGGAGATACTTCATCAGAGGGCCAGAGATCTGGAGCTGGAGGTGGCCAGAAGCTCTCAGAGCAAACAGACTAACAACACTTTGATGGAGGAACTAAATGCGGAGAGGGCACGCGTGATCGCTGCAGATAAGAAG GTTGTCGAACTGCAGCAGCAGTTGAAGAACACCTTGCACCAGCTGCGTCTGGAAGAAGCCAGATCTGGAGAGACCAGCAAACTGGAAAGAGAGACCAGAGATATGTCTGATAGTCTGTCTGCCCTCAGAGCTAAAATGCAAGAAGAGCAGCTGCAGAG GAAACTGCTTGAGCAGAAAGATGAGGAATTACAGCAGCAGGTGCGGTCGATGAGGATGAAGGAGGCGACTCTGATGCGGGCCAACTCGGAGCTGTCTCACCACACACAGGAGCTGGAGATGCGGCTGCAGGTGCTGGAAAGTGAACTCAACACCACCAGAGAAGAG CAGAGACTCAGTCAGAAGAGCTGCCACAGGCTTGAAGAGCAACTTCTCTCCTCCCAGCACGAGTGTGAAAGACTGCAAGAGGAACTTAAGCTGGTCGCTCAGCAGCTTGACACAAACATCAG GAGACACAATGAGAAACAATCTCAGCATAAAACCAAGTTGCGCAGAGCCAAACAGATCTTCATCAAGACAGTATCTCAACATGAACACCGGATCCAGCAGCTGGAGAATGATCTGGCCCTTGCAACAATCCTCTCTgagaaa GAGAAGGACTGGATACGGACCGTGACAGAAGAAAATGACCAGCTTCTCCTCGAGAGACGAGAACTTCTGCAGCGAATAAGCGAGGCTGAGGAGATGGGAAACGATGGACTGAGAACAGCCACTAGCACCCAGCAGAG GGTTAAATTCCTAGAAATGGAAAATAAGCAGCTGCAAGATAAAACTTTAACACTGGCCAATCACATAGGAATTTTAGACCGTGCATTGAGAAACCTTCAGTCTGTGTGTACTGCTGAG GAAGTCAAGAAAATGTTTCCTTCTGGAGTTTATTCTGATGGACTGTTGCGAACATCAACTCCAAG TGACTCGTGGGGAATATTGGATGCCATTCGCAAAGTGGGGGAGTCTGGAGTGAAGAGCTTGGAGATCTCCTCACCGTTACCTGTCTCACAGTCCACTGAGATGGGCTACTTGAATGTGACCTCACATGTGGCTCCTAACACCAGATTAGAGCTGGAAGAAAATCTTAGTGCCACCAGCGATGAAGCCTGA
- the ccdc30 gene encoding uncharacterized protein ccdc30 isoform X3, with protein MEQREDKEQEEITLRLHRDGMSPEAPAEERERHLWRLLQRSEDSLTTATEDLQTLRTQQASEMREVENYVEHIRNMLEERESLTAEYERDNEQLRAELAQMKHLHDSQCKEVVEMLEQEGLSEISQSSASEQVAYLLVERVTLLERLEATERKLDTQTLTGNLREVHLQEELDHIRHTMEEELRQQREYVHRTKENENKFLLILCSTINGQEASVQSPWRKLFGARKATLKAQNLVPAHGEELNRERTERQRLERDLEEASSRLAMAHEEIRRLTDELDLARKIQSVCDMVELQKAKERNERLDGEIRALRDRVRSLDTERKTLIELVEQSKMHLNQGNNEISTRGVGNNVNPDPEDEILHKKCQRESEDKDSRLREMERRLKKLQKEHEELVERNEELEALLGEAQNAAKEERERHDCEMEGLRRKIKSVELELKRNTKKPEKKDEDRGRGTNSELKESTQERLQFLEGRLAEEKGWRKQLEVDLSVAQSALKKEKEVMQRDHEELKRLRVEVQRLETECRQGKTLNKNLTQIKGEKGILEEKVAQLERAQMRLQDNRTFQTENSRVEDNLRESREQVAELKSVVEKLRTELTRQEKELNTLKDELMEKRSHVMDLQRELSEKTQERLQTNGERERLGLELQHVKQQLQLAREQIPKASQEHTANHRPTAENERHCQLACVKSEMSKLHSTLEEERQLAGQHLLALQAQISEAQARAKAQDSLLQQKGEENKQTKQDLQRTQHLFTSAERELRYEREKNLDLKKHNALLEQEKLKLCAELKQVQTKAAQLEGSTAEQVAELEILHQRARDLELEVARSSQSKQTNNTLMEELNAERARVIAADKKVVELQQQLKNTLHQLRLEEARSGETSKLERETRDMSDSLSALRAKMQEEQLQRKLLEQKDEELQQQVRSMRMKEATLMRANSELSHHTQELEMRLQVLESELNTTREEQRLSQKSCHRLEEQLLSSQHECERLQEELKLVAQQLDTNIRRHNEKQSQHKTKLRRAKQIFIKTVSQHEHRIQQLENDLALATILSEKEKDWIRTVTEENDQLLLERRELLQRISEAEEMGNDGLRTATSTQQRVKFLEMENKQLQDKTLTLANHIGILDRALRNLQSVCTAEEVKKMFPSGVYSDGLLRTSTPSDSWGILDAIRKVGESGVKSLEISSPLPVSQSTEMGYLNVTSHVAPNTRLELEENLSATSDEA; from the exons ATGGAGCAAAGAGAG GATAAGGAGCAGGAGGAAATCACCCTCCGCTTGCACAGGGACGGTATGTCCCCCGAGGCTCCAGCTGAGGAGCGCGAGCGCCACCTTTGGCGCCTGCTTCAACGTAGTGAGGACAGTTTAACCACAGCCACCGAGGACCTGCAAACATTACGCACACAGCAGGCCAGCGAGATGCGAGAG GTGGAAAATTACGTGGAGCATATTCGAAACATGCTGGAGGAGCGTGAATCTCTTACGGCGGAGTACGAGCGCGACAACGAACAACTTCGTGCCGAGCTCGCTCAAATGAAACACCTGCAtg ACTCCCAATGTAAGGAGGTGGTGGAGATGCTCGAGCAGGAGGGTCTGTCAGAGATCAGCCAGAGCAGTGCCAGTGAGCAGGTGGCTTATCTGCTGGTGGAACGAGTTACTTTGCTGGAGAGACTGGAGGCTACTGAGAGGAAGCTGGACACCCAGACCCTTACCGGCAACCTTAGAGAGGTGCATCTGCAG GAGGAGCTTGATCATATCCGTCACACGATGGAAGAGGAGCTTAGGCAGCAAAGGGAATATGTGCACCGTACAAAGGAAAATGAAAACAAG TTTCTTTTAATTCTGTGTTCCACTATAAATGGACAGGAAGCATCAGTTCAAAGTCCTTGGAGGAAGCTCTTTGGTGCGCGCAAGGCTACACTAAAAGCCCAGAATCTTGTTCCT GCCCACGGTGAAGAGCTCAACAGAGAGCGCACAGAGCGCCAGAGGTTGGAGAGGGATTTGGAAGAGGCATCTAGTCGTCTTGCTATGGCACATGAAGAGATTCGCCGCCTGACGGATGAGCTAGATCTGGCTCGTAAGATCCAGAGCGTGTGTG ATATGGTGGAGCTGCAGAAGGCCAAGGAGCGCAATGAAAGACTGGACGGGGAGATTCGAGCGCTGCGGGATAGAGTTCGCTCCTTGGACACAGAAAGGAAGACTCTCATTGAACTG GTTGAACAATCCAAGATGCACTTAAATCAAGGAAACAATGAAATCTCTACACGG GGTGTTGGGAATAATGTCAATCCAGATCCAGAGGACGAAATACTTCACAAAAA GTGTCAAAGGGAGTCTGAAGATAAGGACAGCCGTCTGCGAGAGATGGAGAGGAGGCTTAAGAAGCTGCAAAAGGAGCACGAGGAGCTGGTGGAGAGAAACGAGGAACTGGAGGCACTGCTGGGCGAGGCGCAGAACGCTGCTAAAGAGGAGCGGGAGCGTCACGATTGTGAGATGGAGGGTTTACGGAGAAAA ATTAAAAGTGTAGAGCTAGAGCTAAAGAGGAACACTAAGAAACCTGAGAAGAAAGATGAAGATCGCGGTAGAGGAACCAACTCAGAG CTTAAAGAGAGCACTCAAGAAAGACTTCAGTTCCTTGAAGGTCGGCTTGCTGAGGAAAAAGGGTGGAGGAAACAGCTGGAGGTTGACCTATCTGTTGCCCAGTCTGCTCTTAAAAAGGAGAAAGAG GTCATGCAAAGAGACCATGAGGAACTGAAGAGATTACGTGTAGAGGTGCAGAGACTGGAGACAGAATGTCGACAGGGCAAAACACTTAATAAGAATCTCACACAGATCAAAGGAGAAAAGGGAATTTTGGAAGAAAAG GTAGCTCAGCTGGAGCGCGCTCAAATGAGACTTCAGGACAACCGGACATTTCAGACAGAGAACAGTCGGGTCGAAGACAACCTAAGAGAGAGCAGGGAGCAGGTGGCAGAGCTAAAGTCAGTGGTGGAAAAGCTCAGAACAGAATTGACTCGACAGGAGAAGGAGCTCAATACACTAAA GGATGAACTAATGGAGAAGCGTAGTCATGTGATGGATCTGCAGAGGGAGCTCAGTGAGAAAACCCAGGAGAGGCTTCAGACTAATGGGGAGAGGGAGAGACTCGGTCTGGAGCTCCAGCATGTTAAACAGCAGCTCCAGTTGGCTAGAGAGCAGATACCCAAAGCTTCACAGGAGCACACGGCCAACCACAGGCCAACAGCAGAAAATGAGAGGCATTGTCAG TTGGCCTGTGTGAAGTCAGAAATGAGTAAGCTTCATTCCACGCTGGAGGAGGAGAGACAGCTTGCCGGCCAACACCTACTGGCCCTGCAGGCCCAAATCAGTGAAGCTCAGGCTCGGGCTAAG GCACAAGATTCGCTCTTACAGCAGAAGGGAGAGGAGAACAAACAGACGAAGCAGGACCTGCAGAGAACCCAGCACCTTTTCACTTCTGCTGAACGAGAGCTACGCTATGAGAGAGAGAAGAATCTAGACCTTAAGAAACACAATGCACTGCTGGAACAAGAGAAGCTCAAG CTGTGTGCGGAGCTGAAACAGGTCCAGACCAAAGCAGCCCAGCTGGAGGGGAGCACAGCAGAGCAGGTGGCAGAGCTGGAGATACTTCATCAGAGGGCCAGAGATCTGGAGCTGGAGGTGGCCAGAAGCTCTCAGAGCAAACAGACTAACAACACTTTGATGGAGGAACTAAATGCGGAGAGGGCACGCGTGATCGCTGCAGATAAGAAG GTTGTCGAACTGCAGCAGCAGTTGAAGAACACCTTGCACCAGCTGCGTCTGGAAGAAGCCAGATCTGGAGAGACCAGCAAACTGGAAAGAGAGACCAGAGATATGTCTGATAGTCTGTCTGCCCTCAGAGCTAAAATGCAAGAAGAGCAGCTGCAGAG GAAACTGCTTGAGCAGAAAGATGAGGAATTACAGCAGCAGGTGCGGTCGATGAGGATGAAGGAGGCGACTCTGATGCGGGCCAACTCGGAGCTGTCTCACCACACACAGGAGCTGGAGATGCGGCTGCAGGTGCTGGAAAGTGAACTCAACACCACCAGAGAAGAG CAGAGACTCAGTCAGAAGAGCTGCCACAGGCTTGAAGAGCAACTTCTCTCCTCCCAGCACGAGTGTGAAAGACTGCAAGAGGAACTTAAGCTGGTCGCTCAGCAGCTTGACACAAACATCAG GAGACACAATGAGAAACAATCTCAGCATAAAACCAAGTTGCGCAGAGCCAAACAGATCTTCATCAAGACAGTATCTCAACATGAACACCGGATCCAGCAGCTGGAGAATGATCTGGCCCTTGCAACAATCCTCTCTgagaaa GAGAAGGACTGGATACGGACCGTGACAGAAGAAAATGACCAGCTTCTCCTCGAGAGACGAGAACTTCTGCAGCGAATAAGCGAGGCTGAGGAGATGGGAAACGATGGACTGAGAACAGCCACTAGCACCCAGCAGAG GGTTAAATTCCTAGAAATGGAAAATAAGCAGCTGCAAGATAAAACTTTAACACTGGCCAATCACATAGGAATTTTAGACCGTGCATTGAGAAACCTTCAGTCTGTGTGTACTGCTGAG GAAGTCAAGAAAATGTTTCCTTCTGGAGTTTATTCTGATGGACTGTTGCGAACATCAACTCCAAG TGACTCGTGGGGAATATTGGATGCCATTCGCAAAGTGGGGGAGTCTGGAGTGAAGAGCTTGGAGATCTCCTCACCGTTACCTGTCTCACAGTCCACTGAGATGGGCTACTTGAATGTGACCTCACATGTGGCTCCTAACACCAGATTAGAGCTGGAAGAAAATCTTAGTGCCACCAGCGATGAAGCCTGA
- the ccdc30 gene encoding uncharacterized protein ccdc30 isoform X2: MEQREDKEQEEITLRLHRDGMSPEAPAEERERHLWRLLQRSEDSLTTATEDLQTLRTQQASEMREVENYVEHIRNMLEERESLTAEYERDNEQLRAELAQMKHLHDSQCKEVVEMLEQEGLSEISQSSASEQVAYLLVERVTLLERLEATERKLDTQTLTGNLREVHLQEELDHIRHTMEEELRQQREYVHRTKENENKEASVQSPWRKLFGARKATLKAQNLVPAHGEELNRERTERQRLERDLEEASSRLAMAHEEIRRLTDELDLARKIQSVCVPDLQKTGEEVEQLKQEVDKLKQCDMVELQKAKERNERLDGEIRALRDRVRSLDTERKTLIELVEQSKMHLNQGNNEISTRGVGNNVNPDPEDEILHKKCQRESEDKDSRLREMERRLKKLQKEHEELVERNEELEALLGEAQNAAKEERERHDCEMEGLRRKIKSVELELKRNTKKPEKKDEDRGRGTNSELKESTQERLQFLEGRLAEEKGWRKQLEVDLSVAQSALKKEKEVMQRDHEELKRLRVEVQRLETECRQGKTLNKNLTQIKGEKGILEEKVAQLERAQMRLQDNRTFQTENSRVEDNLRESREQVAELKSVVEKLRTELTRQEKELNTLKDELMEKRSHVMDLQRELSEKTQERLQTNGERERLGLELQHVKQQLQLAREQIPKASQEHTANHRPTAENERHCQLACVKSEMSKLHSTLEEERQLAGQHLLALQAQISEAQARAKAQDSLLQQKGEENKQTKQDLQRTQHLFTSAERELRYEREKNLDLKKHNALLEQEKLKLCAELKQVQTKAAQLEGSTAEQVAELEILHQRARDLELEVARSSQSKQTNNTLMEELNAERARVIAADKKVVELQQQLKNTLHQLRLEEARSGETSKLERETRDMSDSLSALRAKMQEEQLQRKLLEQKDEELQQQVRSMRMKEATLMRANSELSHHTQELEMRLQVLESELNTTREEQRLSQKSCHRLEEQLLSSQHECERLQEELKLVAQQLDTNIRRHNEKQSQHKTKLRRAKQIFIKTVSQHEHRIQQLENDLALATILSEKEKDWIRTVTEENDQLLLERRELLQRISEAEEMGNDGLRTATSTQQRVKFLEMENKQLQDKTLTLANHIGILDRALRNLQSVCTAEEVKKMFPSGVYSDGLLRTSTPSDSWGILDAIRKVGESGVKSLEISSPLPVSQSTEMGYLNVTSHVAPNTRLELEENLSATSDEA, translated from the exons ATGGAGCAAAGAGAG GATAAGGAGCAGGAGGAAATCACCCTCCGCTTGCACAGGGACGGTATGTCCCCCGAGGCTCCAGCTGAGGAGCGCGAGCGCCACCTTTGGCGCCTGCTTCAACGTAGTGAGGACAGTTTAACCACAGCCACCGAGGACCTGCAAACATTACGCACACAGCAGGCCAGCGAGATGCGAGAG GTGGAAAATTACGTGGAGCATATTCGAAACATGCTGGAGGAGCGTGAATCTCTTACGGCGGAGTACGAGCGCGACAACGAACAACTTCGTGCCGAGCTCGCTCAAATGAAACACCTGCAtg ACTCCCAATGTAAGGAGGTGGTGGAGATGCTCGAGCAGGAGGGTCTGTCAGAGATCAGCCAGAGCAGTGCCAGTGAGCAGGTGGCTTATCTGCTGGTGGAACGAGTTACTTTGCTGGAGAGACTGGAGGCTACTGAGAGGAAGCTGGACACCCAGACCCTTACCGGCAACCTTAGAGAGGTGCATCTGCAG GAGGAGCTTGATCATATCCGTCACACGATGGAAGAGGAGCTTAGGCAGCAAAGGGAATATGTGCACCGTACAAAGGAAAATGAAAACAAG GAAGCATCAGTTCAAAGTCCTTGGAGGAAGCTCTTTGGTGCGCGCAAGGCTACACTAAAAGCCCAGAATCTTGTTCCT GCCCACGGTGAAGAGCTCAACAGAGAGCGCACAGAGCGCCAGAGGTTGGAGAGGGATTTGGAAGAGGCATCTAGTCGTCTTGCTATGGCACATGAAGAGATTCGCCGCCTGACGGATGAGCTAGATCTGGCTCGTAAGATCCAGAGCGTGTGTG TACCTGACCTGCAGAAAACTGGGGAGGAGGTGGAGCAGTTAAAACAGGAAGTGGACAAGCTTAAACAGTGTG ATATGGTGGAGCTGCAGAAGGCCAAGGAGCGCAATGAAAGACTGGACGGGGAGATTCGAGCGCTGCGGGATAGAGTTCGCTCCTTGGACACAGAAAGGAAGACTCTCATTGAACTG GTTGAACAATCCAAGATGCACTTAAATCAAGGAAACAATGAAATCTCTACACGG GGTGTTGGGAATAATGTCAATCCAGATCCAGAGGACGAAATACTTCACAAAAA GTGTCAAAGGGAGTCTGAAGATAAGGACAGCCGTCTGCGAGAGATGGAGAGGAGGCTTAAGAAGCTGCAAAAGGAGCACGAGGAGCTGGTGGAGAGAAACGAGGAACTGGAGGCACTGCTGGGCGAGGCGCAGAACGCTGCTAAAGAGGAGCGGGAGCGTCACGATTGTGAGATGGAGGGTTTACGGAGAAAA ATTAAAAGTGTAGAGCTAGAGCTAAAGAGGAACACTAAGAAACCTGAGAAGAAAGATGAAGATCGCGGTAGAGGAACCAACTCAGAG CTTAAAGAGAGCACTCAAGAAAGACTTCAGTTCCTTGAAGGTCGGCTTGCTGAGGAAAAAGGGTGGAGGAAACAGCTGGAGGTTGACCTATCTGTTGCCCAGTCTGCTCTTAAAAAGGAGAAAGAG GTCATGCAAAGAGACCATGAGGAACTGAAGAGATTACGTGTAGAGGTGCAGAGACTGGAGACAGAATGTCGACAGGGCAAAACACTTAATAAGAATCTCACACAGATCAAAGGAGAAAAGGGAATTTTGGAAGAAAAG GTAGCTCAGCTGGAGCGCGCTCAAATGAGACTTCAGGACAACCGGACATTTCAGACAGAGAACAGTCGGGTCGAAGACAACCTAAGAGAGAGCAGGGAGCAGGTGGCAGAGCTAAAGTCAGTGGTGGAAAAGCTCAGAACAGAATTGACTCGACAGGAGAAGGAGCTCAATACACTAAA GGATGAACTAATGGAGAAGCGTAGTCATGTGATGGATCTGCAGAGGGAGCTCAGTGAGAAAACCCAGGAGAGGCTTCAGACTAATGGGGAGAGGGAGAGACTCGGTCTGGAGCTCCAGCATGTTAAACAGCAGCTCCAGTTGGCTAGAGAGCAGATACCCAAAGCTTCACAGGAGCACACGGCCAACCACAGGCCAACAGCAGAAAATGAGAGGCATTGTCAG TTGGCCTGTGTGAAGTCAGAAATGAGTAAGCTTCATTCCACGCTGGAGGAGGAGAGACAGCTTGCCGGCCAACACCTACTGGCCCTGCAGGCCCAAATCAGTGAAGCTCAGGCTCGGGCTAAG GCACAAGATTCGCTCTTACAGCAGAAGGGAGAGGAGAACAAACAGACGAAGCAGGACCTGCAGAGAACCCAGCACCTTTTCACTTCTGCTGAACGAGAGCTACGCTATGAGAGAGAGAAGAATCTAGACCTTAAGAAACACAATGCACTGCTGGAACAAGAGAAGCTCAAG CTGTGTGCGGAGCTGAAACAGGTCCAGACCAAAGCAGCCCAGCTGGAGGGGAGCACAGCAGAGCAGGTGGCAGAGCTGGAGATACTTCATCAGAGGGCCAGAGATCTGGAGCTGGAGGTGGCCAGAAGCTCTCAGAGCAAACAGACTAACAACACTTTGATGGAGGAACTAAATGCGGAGAGGGCACGCGTGATCGCTGCAGATAAGAAG GTTGTCGAACTGCAGCAGCAGTTGAAGAACACCTTGCACCAGCTGCGTCTGGAAGAAGCCAGATCTGGAGAGACCAGCAAACTGGAAAGAGAGACCAGAGATATGTCTGATAGTCTGTCTGCCCTCAGAGCTAAAATGCAAGAAGAGCAGCTGCAGAG GAAACTGCTTGAGCAGAAAGATGAGGAATTACAGCAGCAGGTGCGGTCGATGAGGATGAAGGAGGCGACTCTGATGCGGGCCAACTCGGAGCTGTCTCACCACACACAGGAGCTGGAGATGCGGCTGCAGGTGCTGGAAAGTGAACTCAACACCACCAGAGAAGAG CAGAGACTCAGTCAGAAGAGCTGCCACAGGCTTGAAGAGCAACTTCTCTCCTCCCAGCACGAGTGTGAAAGACTGCAAGAGGAACTTAAGCTGGTCGCTCAGCAGCTTGACACAAACATCAG GAGACACAATGAGAAACAATCTCAGCATAAAACCAAGTTGCGCAGAGCCAAACAGATCTTCATCAAGACAGTATCTCAACATGAACACCGGATCCAGCAGCTGGAGAATGATCTGGCCCTTGCAACAATCCTCTCTgagaaa GAGAAGGACTGGATACGGACCGTGACAGAAGAAAATGACCAGCTTCTCCTCGAGAGACGAGAACTTCTGCAGCGAATAAGCGAGGCTGAGGAGATGGGAAACGATGGACTGAGAACAGCCACTAGCACCCAGCAGAG GGTTAAATTCCTAGAAATGGAAAATAAGCAGCTGCAAGATAAAACTTTAACACTGGCCAATCACATAGGAATTTTAGACCGTGCATTGAGAAACCTTCAGTCTGTGTGTACTGCTGAG GAAGTCAAGAAAATGTTTCCTTCTGGAGTTTATTCTGATGGACTGTTGCGAACATCAACTCCAAG TGACTCGTGGGGAATATTGGATGCCATTCGCAAAGTGGGGGAGTCTGGAGTGAAGAGCTTGGAGATCTCCTCACCGTTACCTGTCTCACAGTCCACTGAGATGGGCTACTTGAATGTGACCTCACATGTGGCTCCTAACACCAGATTAGAGCTGGAAGAAAATCTTAGTGCCACCAGCGATGAAGCCTGA